In Oryzias melastigma strain HK-1 linkage group LG16, ASM292280v2, whole genome shotgun sequence, a single genomic region encodes these proteins:
- the LOC112143611 gene encoding uncharacterized protein LOC112143611 isoform X2, whose amino-acid sequence MALTAEEFYNSPQGSSHTQESGQAGFSANLTHTFSDSFENTDPIAIKGSSVRPIALQEGQVLFEVAREVVGVESYKENTFSVVPSLPFLSQSVSEGEQRVATPSLGRAGFAKAERKISFIPSAKKNRMIPPRRIPGWRKKNGSRRPTQKRIRTTVVIGFFVAVVLLPDCASSSDFNGDNCFTCNHTDCKSLHSIYGEKDELLYQSPLQNDTRTECSRVDALSNSCLPCIDRSPVIIYCSRNITHIEVEGDHGNLEVWKECEQENTSSHGGISKGRGHFGLILAVALFLIVV is encoded by the exons ATGGCTCTCACAGCAGAAGAGTTTTATAATTCTCCACAAG GATCTTCTCACACTCAGGAGAGCGG GCAGGCGGGCTTTTCTGCAAACTTGACCCACACATTTAGTGATAGCTTTGAAAACACTGACCCCATCGCCATTAAAGGGAGCTCTGTGAGGCCAATTGCACTGCAGGAAGGGCAAGTTCTCTTTGAGGTGGCACGGGAAGTTGTAGGGGTTGAGTCatacaaagaaaacacattctCTGTGGTCCCTAGCTTGCCTTTTCTAAGCCAATCAGTAAGTGAAGGGGAGCAGAGAGTTGCCACACCTTCACTTGGAAGAGCTGGTTTCGCAAAGGCAGAAAGGAAAATTTCTTTTATTCCATCCGCAAAGAAGAACAGAATGATCCCACCAAGACGCATACCTGGATGGAGAAAAAAGAATGGCAGCAGGAGGCCCACTCAGAAACGCATCAGGACTACTG TAGTCATTGGATTCTTTGTGGCAGTCGTGTTGCTTCCTGACTGTGCCTCATCTTCTG atTTTAATGGAGACAACTGTTTCACCTGCAACCATACAGACTGTAAAAGTCTCCATTCCATTTATGGGGAAAAGGATGAACTCCTCTATCAAAGTCCACTCCAGAATGACACAAGAACGGAATGCTCCAGAGTTGATGCCCTCTCAAATAGCTGTCTACCATGCATTGACAGGTCCCCTGTCATCATCTACTGTTCAAGAAACATCACACATATCGAAGTAGAAGGTGACCACGGAAACCTCGAAGTCTGGAAAGAAT GTGAGCAGGAGAATACAAGCAGTCACGGAG ggaTATCCaaag GGCGTGGTCACTTTGGACTGATTCTTGCAGTTG CTCTCTTTTTGATCGTggtttga
- the LOC112143611 gene encoding uncharacterized protein LOC112143611 isoform X1, giving the protein MALTAEEFYNSPQGSSHTQESGQAGFSANLTHTFSDSFENTDPIAIKGSSVRPIALQEGQVLFEVAREVVGVESYKENTFSVVPSLPFLSQSVSEGEQRVATPSLGRAGFAKAERKISFIPSAKKNRMIPPRRIPGWRKKNGSRRPTQKRIRTTVVIGFFVAVVLLPDCASSSDFNGDNCFTCNHTDCKSLHSIYGEKDELLYQSPLQNDTRTECSRVDALSNSCLPCIDRSPVIIYCSRNITHIEVEGDHGNLEVWKECEQENTSSHGGISKGRGHFGLILAVGMYLLACKACRV; this is encoded by the exons ATGGCTCTCACAGCAGAAGAGTTTTATAATTCTCCACAAG GATCTTCTCACACTCAGGAGAGCGG GCAGGCGGGCTTTTCTGCAAACTTGACCCACACATTTAGTGATAGCTTTGAAAACACTGACCCCATCGCCATTAAAGGGAGCTCTGTGAGGCCAATTGCACTGCAGGAAGGGCAAGTTCTCTTTGAGGTGGCACGGGAAGTTGTAGGGGTTGAGTCatacaaagaaaacacattctCTGTGGTCCCTAGCTTGCCTTTTCTAAGCCAATCAGTAAGTGAAGGGGAGCAGAGAGTTGCCACACCTTCACTTGGAAGAGCTGGTTTCGCAAAGGCAGAAAGGAAAATTTCTTTTATTCCATCCGCAAAGAAGAACAGAATGATCCCACCAAGACGCATACCTGGATGGAGAAAAAAGAATGGCAGCAGGAGGCCCACTCAGAAACGCATCAGGACTACTG TAGTCATTGGATTCTTTGTGGCAGTCGTGTTGCTTCCTGACTGTGCCTCATCTTCTG atTTTAATGGAGACAACTGTTTCACCTGCAACCATACAGACTGTAAAAGTCTCCATTCCATTTATGGGGAAAAGGATGAACTCCTCTATCAAAGTCCACTCCAGAATGACACAAGAACGGAATGCTCCAGAGTTGATGCCCTCTCAAATAGCTGTCTACCATGCATTGACAGGTCCCCTGTCATCATCTACTGTTCAAGAAACATCACACATATCGAAGTAGAAGGTGACCACGGAAACCTCGAAGTCTGGAAAGAAT GTGAGCAGGAGAATACAAGCAGTCACGGAG ggaTATCCaaag GGCGTGGTCACTTTGGACTGATTCTTGCAGTTGGTATGTATTTACTAGCATGTAAAGCCTGTAgagtataa